From one Trachemys scripta elegans isolate TJP31775 chromosome 14, CAS_Tse_1.0, whole genome shotgun sequence genomic stretch:
- the ACOX1 gene encoding peroxisomal acyl-coenzyme A oxidase 1 isoform X2, producing the protein MNKDLRRERDSASFNPELLTHVLDGGAERTRRRREIEALVLNDPDFQHEDLNFLSRSQRYEEAIRKSALMVVKLREYGVADPDEIYWFKRTCQGSFVEPLGLHFSMFTNTLQNQCTVAQQDKWLPPTYGLQIIGTYAQTEMGHGTHLRGLETTATYDPATQEFILNSPTVTSIKWWPGGLGKTSNHAIVLAQLYTQGQCKGLHAFIVPIRQLGTHEPLPGITVGDIGPKFGYDEMDNGYLKMDNFRIPRENMLMKYAKVEPDGTYVKPVSDKLTYGTMVFIRSLIVGDSARSLSRACTIAIRYSSVRHQSELKPGDPEPQILDYQTQQYKLFPLLATAYAFHFVGAYMKKTYHRITGDINQGDLSQLPELHALTAGLKAFTSWTANAGIEECRMACGGHGYSRCSGLPDIYVTFTPSCTYEGENTVMMLQTARFLIKSYTQVSSGQLVSGMVSYLNDLSGQHIQPQQVAARPTTVHINDPASLVEAYKLRASRLVEAAAKNLKAELNRRKSQEDAWNRTSVDLVRASEAHCHYVVVKLFTTQLSEINDAAVHAVMNSLCLLYALYGISKHTGDFLQAGILTDAQVTQVYQRVKELLTAIRPNAVALVDAFDFHDNHLGSVLGRYDGNIYENMFEWAKKSPLNKTEVHESFHKHLKPMQAKL; encoded by the exons ATGAACAAGGATCTGCGCAGGGAGCGTGACTCGGCCTCCTTCAACCCCGAGCTCCTCACCCACGTCCTGGATGGGGGCGCCGAGCGGACCCGGCGCCGCAGGGAGATCG AAGCCTTAGTTCTGAATGATCCAGACTTCCAGCATGAGGATTTGAATTTCCTCTCCCGCAGTCAGCGCTATGAGGAGGCCATCAGGAAGAGTGCCCTGATGGTGGTGAAGCTCAGAGAGTATGGGGTTGCAGATCCTGATGAAATCTACTGGTTTAAAAG AACTTGCCAGGGCTCTTTTGTTGAACCTTTAGGTCTCCACTTCAGCATGTTTACAAACACCTTACAGAACCAATGCACTGTTGCTCAGCAAGACAAATGGCTACCTCCGACCTATGGACTCCAAATAATTGGAACCTATGCCCAGACTGAGATGGGCCACG GAACTCACCTTCGAGGCTTGGAAACCACTGCCACCTATGACCCCGCTACCCAGGAATTCATCCTCAACAGCCCCACTGTGACCTCCATTAAGTGGTGGCCAGGTGGAC TTGGAAAGACCTCAAACCATGCCATAGTTCTGGCTCAGCTCTACACCCAGGGCCAATGCAAAGGGCTGCATGCCTTCATTGTACCCATACGGCAGCTGGGTACCCATGAGCCCTTGCCAG GCATTACTGTGGGTGATATTGGGCCAAAATTTGGTTATGATGAAATGGATAATGGCTACTTAAAAATGGACAACTTTCGCATTCCCCGGGAGAACATGCTGATGAAGTATGCCAAG GTTGAACCAGATGGCACGTACGTGAAACCAGTCAGTGACAAGCTGACTTATGGGACTATGGTGTTCATCCGATCCCTCATTGTGGGGGATTCTGCTCGCTCGTTGTCCAGGGCTTGTACCATTGCCATCCGCTACAGTTCAGTGAGGCACCAGTCTGAGCTAAAGCCAGG GGACCCGGAGCCTCAGATCTTGGACTATCAGACCCAACAATACAAACTCTTTCCTCTCCTGGCAACTGCATATGCCTTTCACTTTGTTGGAGCCTACATGAAAAAGACCTATCACCGCATCACTGGTGACATCAACCAGGGGGACCTGAGCCAGCTGCCAGAG CTCCACGCGTTGACTGCAGGGCTAAAGGCATTCACTTCATGGACAGCCAATGCTGGCATCGAAGAATGTCGAATGGCATGTGGTGGGCATGGCTACTCTCGTTGCAGTGGCCTTCCTGATATCTATGTCACtttcaccccatcctgcacctaCGAGGGAGAAAACACAGTCATGATGTTGCAGACTGCTAG gttCCTGATCAAAAGTTACACCCAGGTTAGTTCCGGTCAGCTGGTTAGTGGCATGGTGTCCTACCTTAACGACCTCTCAGGGCAACACATCCAGCCACAGCAGGTGGCTGCTAGGCCTACAACAGTGCACATCAATGATCCAGCCAGCTTGGTGGAGGCATATAAACTGCGGGCATCAAG GCTTGTTGAAGCGGCAGCAAAGAACTTGAAAGCTGAGCTGAACCGCAGGAAGAGCCAGGAGGATGCCTGGAACCGAACCTCTGTTGACCTGGTGCGAGCATCTGAG GCACACTGTCACTATGTGGTGGTGAAGCTTTTCACAACACAGCTCTCAGAAATTAATGATGCAGCTGTCCATGCTGTGATGAACAGTCTGTGTCTCCTGTATGCGCTCTATGGAATCAGTAAGCACACAGGGGATTTCCTGCAG GCGGGCATTTTGACAGATGCACAGGTTACTCAGGTGTACCAGCGTGTGAAGGAGCTTCTGACTGCAATCCGTCCCAATGCTGTAGCACTAGTTGATGCCTTTGATTTTCATGATAATCACCTTGGATCTGTGCTTGGCCGGTATGATGGCAACATCTACGAGAATATGTTTGAATGGGCAAAGAAATCCCCACTAAACAAAACCGAG GTTCATGAGTCTTTCCACAAACATCTGAAGCCAATGCAAGCCAAGCTGTGA
- the ACOX1 gene encoding peroxisomal acyl-coenzyme A oxidase 1 isoform X1, with translation MNKDLRRERDSASFNPELLTHVLDGGAERTRRRREIEALVLNDPDFQHEDLNFLSRSQRYEEAIRKSALMVVKLREYGVADPDEIYWFKSCIHRGRPEPLDLHLGMFLPTLLTQATLEQQDRFFMPAWNLEIIGTYAQTEMGHGTHLRGLETTATYDPATQEFILNSPTVTSIKWWPGGLGKTSNHAIVLAQLYTQGQCKGLHAFIVPIRQLGTHEPLPGITVGDIGPKFGYDEMDNGYLKMDNFRIPRENMLMKYAKVEPDGTYVKPVSDKLTYGTMVFIRSLIVGDSARSLSRACTIAIRYSSVRHQSELKPGDPEPQILDYQTQQYKLFPLLATAYAFHFVGAYMKKTYHRITGDINQGDLSQLPELHALTAGLKAFTSWTANAGIEECRMACGGHGYSRCSGLPDIYVTFTPSCTYEGENTVMMLQTARFLIKSYTQVSSGQLVSGMVSYLNDLSGQHIQPQQVAARPTTVHINDPASLVEAYKLRASRLVEAAAKNLKAELNRRKSQEDAWNRTSVDLVRASEAHCHYVVVKLFTTQLSEINDAAVHAVMNSLCLLYALYGISKHTGDFLQAGILTDAQVTQVYQRVKELLTAIRPNAVALVDAFDFHDNHLGSVLGRYDGNIYENMFEWAKKSPLNKTEVHESFHKHLKPMQAKL, from the exons ATGAACAAGGATCTGCGCAGGGAGCGTGACTCGGCCTCCTTCAACCCCGAGCTCCTCACCCACGTCCTGGATGGGGGCGCCGAGCGGACCCGGCGCCGCAGGGAGATCG AAGCCTTAGTTCTGAATGATCCAGACTTCCAGCATGAGGATTTGAATTTCCTCTCCCGCAGTCAGCGCTATGAGGAGGCCATCAGGAAGAGTGCCCTGATGGTGGTGAAGCTCAGAGAGTATGGGGTTGCAGATCCTGATGAAATCTACTGGTTTAAAAG CTGTATTCATCGTGGACGGCCTGAGCCCCTGGATCTCCACCTGGGCATGTTCTTGCCCACCCTCCTCACCCAGGCAACCCTGGAACAGCAGGACCGCTTCTTCATGCCTGCCTGGAACCTGGAGATCATTGGCACTTATGCACAGACTGAGATGGGCCATG GAACTCACCTTCGAGGCTTGGAAACCACTGCCACCTATGACCCCGCTACCCAGGAATTCATCCTCAACAGCCCCACTGTGACCTCCATTAAGTGGTGGCCAGGTGGAC TTGGAAAGACCTCAAACCATGCCATAGTTCTGGCTCAGCTCTACACCCAGGGCCAATGCAAAGGGCTGCATGCCTTCATTGTACCCATACGGCAGCTGGGTACCCATGAGCCCTTGCCAG GCATTACTGTGGGTGATATTGGGCCAAAATTTGGTTATGATGAAATGGATAATGGCTACTTAAAAATGGACAACTTTCGCATTCCCCGGGAGAACATGCTGATGAAGTATGCCAAG GTTGAACCAGATGGCACGTACGTGAAACCAGTCAGTGACAAGCTGACTTATGGGACTATGGTGTTCATCCGATCCCTCATTGTGGGGGATTCTGCTCGCTCGTTGTCCAGGGCTTGTACCATTGCCATCCGCTACAGTTCAGTGAGGCACCAGTCTGAGCTAAAGCCAGG GGACCCGGAGCCTCAGATCTTGGACTATCAGACCCAACAATACAAACTCTTTCCTCTCCTGGCAACTGCATATGCCTTTCACTTTGTTGGAGCCTACATGAAAAAGACCTATCACCGCATCACTGGTGACATCAACCAGGGGGACCTGAGCCAGCTGCCAGAG CTCCACGCGTTGACTGCAGGGCTAAAGGCATTCACTTCATGGACAGCCAATGCTGGCATCGAAGAATGTCGAATGGCATGTGGTGGGCATGGCTACTCTCGTTGCAGTGGCCTTCCTGATATCTATGTCACtttcaccccatcctgcacctaCGAGGGAGAAAACACAGTCATGATGTTGCAGACTGCTAG gttCCTGATCAAAAGTTACACCCAGGTTAGTTCCGGTCAGCTGGTTAGTGGCATGGTGTCCTACCTTAACGACCTCTCAGGGCAACACATCCAGCCACAGCAGGTGGCTGCTAGGCCTACAACAGTGCACATCAATGATCCAGCCAGCTTGGTGGAGGCATATAAACTGCGGGCATCAAG GCTTGTTGAAGCGGCAGCAAAGAACTTGAAAGCTGAGCTGAACCGCAGGAAGAGCCAGGAGGATGCCTGGAACCGAACCTCTGTTGACCTGGTGCGAGCATCTGAG GCACACTGTCACTATGTGGTGGTGAAGCTTTTCACAACACAGCTCTCAGAAATTAATGATGCAGCTGTCCATGCTGTGATGAACAGTCTGTGTCTCCTGTATGCGCTCTATGGAATCAGTAAGCACACAGGGGATTTCCTGCAG GCGGGCATTTTGACAGATGCACAGGTTACTCAGGTGTACCAGCGTGTGAAGGAGCTTCTGACTGCAATCCGTCCCAATGCTGTAGCACTAGTTGATGCCTTTGATTTTCATGATAATCACCTTGGATCTGTGCTTGGCCGGTATGATGGCAACATCTACGAGAATATGTTTGAATGGGCAAAGAAATCCCCACTAAACAAAACCGAG GTTCATGAGTCTTTCCACAAACATCTGAAGCCAATGCAAGCCAAGCTGTGA
- the ACOX1 gene encoding peroxisomal acyl-coenzyme A oxidase 1 isoform X3 produces MGLQILMKSTGLKGTHLRGLETTATYDPATQEFILNSPTVTSIKWWPGGLGKTSNHAIVLAQLYTQGQCKGLHAFIVPIRQLGTHEPLPGITVGDIGPKFGYDEMDNGYLKMDNFRIPRENMLMKYAKVEPDGTYVKPVSDKLTYGTMVFIRSLIVGDSARSLSRACTIAIRYSSVRHQSELKPGDPEPQILDYQTQQYKLFPLLATAYAFHFVGAYMKKTYHRITGDINQGDLSQLPELHALTAGLKAFTSWTANAGIEECRMACGGHGYSRCSGLPDIYVTFTPSCTYEGENTVMMLQTARFLIKSYTQVSSGQLVSGMVSYLNDLSGQHIQPQQVAARPTTVHINDPASLVEAYKLRASRLVEAAAKNLKAELNRRKSQEDAWNRTSVDLVRASEAHCHYVVVKLFTTQLSEINDAAVHAVMNSLCLLYALYGISKHTGDFLQAGILTDAQVTQVYQRVKELLTAIRPNAVALVDAFDFHDNHLGSVLGRYDGNIYENMFEWAKKSPLNKTEVHESFHKHLKPMQAKL; encoded by the exons ATGGGGTTGCAGATCCTGATGAAATCTACTGGTTTAAAAG GAACTCACCTTCGAGGCTTGGAAACCACTGCCACCTATGACCCCGCTACCCAGGAATTCATCCTCAACAGCCCCACTGTGACCTCCATTAAGTGGTGGCCAGGTGGAC TTGGAAAGACCTCAAACCATGCCATAGTTCTGGCTCAGCTCTACACCCAGGGCCAATGCAAAGGGCTGCATGCCTTCATTGTACCCATACGGCAGCTGGGTACCCATGAGCCCTTGCCAG GCATTACTGTGGGTGATATTGGGCCAAAATTTGGTTATGATGAAATGGATAATGGCTACTTAAAAATGGACAACTTTCGCATTCCCCGGGAGAACATGCTGATGAAGTATGCCAAG GTTGAACCAGATGGCACGTACGTGAAACCAGTCAGTGACAAGCTGACTTATGGGACTATGGTGTTCATCCGATCCCTCATTGTGGGGGATTCTGCTCGCTCGTTGTCCAGGGCTTGTACCATTGCCATCCGCTACAGTTCAGTGAGGCACCAGTCTGAGCTAAAGCCAGG GGACCCGGAGCCTCAGATCTTGGACTATCAGACCCAACAATACAAACTCTTTCCTCTCCTGGCAACTGCATATGCCTTTCACTTTGTTGGAGCCTACATGAAAAAGACCTATCACCGCATCACTGGTGACATCAACCAGGGGGACCTGAGCCAGCTGCCAGAG CTCCACGCGTTGACTGCAGGGCTAAAGGCATTCACTTCATGGACAGCCAATGCTGGCATCGAAGAATGTCGAATGGCATGTGGTGGGCATGGCTACTCTCGTTGCAGTGGCCTTCCTGATATCTATGTCACtttcaccccatcctgcacctaCGAGGGAGAAAACACAGTCATGATGTTGCAGACTGCTAG gttCCTGATCAAAAGTTACACCCAGGTTAGTTCCGGTCAGCTGGTTAGTGGCATGGTGTCCTACCTTAACGACCTCTCAGGGCAACACATCCAGCCACAGCAGGTGGCTGCTAGGCCTACAACAGTGCACATCAATGATCCAGCCAGCTTGGTGGAGGCATATAAACTGCGGGCATCAAG GCTTGTTGAAGCGGCAGCAAAGAACTTGAAAGCTGAGCTGAACCGCAGGAAGAGCCAGGAGGATGCCTGGAACCGAACCTCTGTTGACCTGGTGCGAGCATCTGAG GCACACTGTCACTATGTGGTGGTGAAGCTTTTCACAACACAGCTCTCAGAAATTAATGATGCAGCTGTCCATGCTGTGATGAACAGTCTGTGTCTCCTGTATGCGCTCTATGGAATCAGTAAGCACACAGGGGATTTCCTGCAG GCGGGCATTTTGACAGATGCACAGGTTACTCAGGTGTACCAGCGTGTGAAGGAGCTTCTGACTGCAATCCGTCCCAATGCTGTAGCACTAGTTGATGCCTTTGATTTTCATGATAATCACCTTGGATCTGTGCTTGGCCGGTATGATGGCAACATCTACGAGAATATGTTTGAATGGGCAAAGAAATCCCCACTAAACAAAACCGAG GTTCATGAGTCTTTCCACAAACATCTGAAGCCAATGCAAGCCAAGCTGTGA